A single Primulina eburnea isolate SZY01 chromosome 11, ASM2296580v1, whole genome shotgun sequence DNA region contains:
- the LOC140805787 gene encoding LOW QUALITY PROTEIN: uncharacterized protein (The sequence of the model RefSeq protein was modified relative to this genomic sequence to represent the inferred CDS: deleted 1 base in 1 codon) — MSASENLENRKDPGWNYGKLINPKDTNSVQCVFCDKILKGGIFRLKQHLAGGHRNAKACQKCPEHVRTEIQVYISKKKEIKQQMDMNPSFDDFDEQLEILEDDVVPIPRKGKQSIFSSTASSAAIPPVFSSQKTKTVGPLDYFFVNNMDQVVIQGKQKGAKDSKKYDESQKKVRDSVVQYFVKWMYDAGIPFNAVKYDSFKEFCRAASYCTHDWKPPSYHEVRVTYLNKEIQSTKILLKEYEADYKKYGCSLMADGWTDGKNRTLINFLVNGPRGTIFLESVDASGFSHTGLKLFDLLEKYVEKIGPKNVVQLVTDNASANISAGKYLTIRFPHIFWTPCAAHCLDLMLEDLFKIPVLKKVYERGMMVNGYIYNRPQVLNMMREFTGQREMIRAGKTRFATAFLTLKRFQKQKVNLRKMFTSEKWNTSRFAKEVEGKRATEIILMPSFWNHVVYAIKVGGPIIKVLRLVDGEKKPAMGYIYEAMDRAKEAIALAFNNNKEKYQKIFEIIDKRWTDQLHKPLHAAGYFLNPEFFYTNPEIEKDAEVMKGLYECVEKMCEDVTFKIKSAQLETGMRKLGYTTPQLQDFAVRILSLTCSASGCERNWSMFQHLHSKRRNRLAQKRLNDLVFIKYNRALKRRYDLRDKIDPISLDDIDDSNEWLMGRLDNEENNLVFGDDDLTWGDVGRAAGVGEPIYGFRSRVSSSSNEVRASTSKTTRKRPISHLLDEEEEEIDVDQESGEDQEEYKSESSRDSDDSMEEDELDLDD, encoded by the exons ATGTCTGCctctgaaaatttggagaatcGTAAAGATCCTGGCTGGAATTATGGGAAATTAATCAATCCAAAAGACACTAATTCCGTGCAATGTGTTTTTTGTGACAAAATTCTCAAGGGAGGAATTTTTCGTCTCAAGCAACATCTTGCTGGAGGCCATCGAAATGCCAAAGCATGTCAAAAATGCCCTGAGCATGTTAGAACTGAAATTCAAGTTTACATCTccaaaaaaaaagaaatcaaGCAGCAAATGGACATGAATCCtagttttgatgattttgatgagcAATTGGAAATTTTGGAAGATGATGTGGTTCCAATCCCTCGAAAAGGGAAACAATCAATATTTAGTTCAACAGCGAGTTCTGCAGCCATCCCCCCTGTTTTCTCAAGTCAAAAGACAAAGACGGTTGGTCCTCTTGATTACTTTTTTGTCAACAATATGGATCAGGTTGTTATTCAAGGAAAGCAGAAAGGAGCAAAAGATTCAAAGAAATATGATGAGAGTCAGAAAAAAGTGAGAGACTCTGTGGTACAGTATTTTGTCAAATGGATGTACGATGCAGGTATTCCGTTCAATGCTGTAAAGTATGATAGTTTTAAGGAATTTTGTAGAGCTGCATCTTATTGTACTCATGATTGGAAGCCCCCAAGTTACCATGAAGTTAGGGTaacttatttaaataaagaaatacAAAGTACGAAAATCCTTTTGAAAGAGTACGAGGCAGACTATAAAAAATATGGATGTTCATTAATGGCTGACGGATGGACTGATGGAAAAAATAgaactttaattaattttttggtGAACGGTCCAAGAGGGACAATATTTTTGGAATCTGTGGATGCATCCGGCTTTTCTCATACCGGTCTCAAGTTGTTTGACTTACTTGAAAAGTATGTGGAGAAAATTGGTCCAAAGAATGTTGTTCAACTGGTTACAGATAATGCCTCTGCAAATATTTCAGCAG GGAAGTATTTGACGATAAGATTTCCACACATATTCTGGACTCCATGTGCTGCCcattgtttggatttaatgcTTGAAGATTTGTTCAAAATTCCTGTACTGAAGAAGGTTTATGAAAGGGGGATGATGGTGAATGGCTATATATATAATAGGCCACAAGTCTTGAACATGATGAGAGAATTCACAGGTCAAAGAGAAATGATTAGGGCTGGGAAAACTCGTTTTGCCACTGCTTTTTTGACTTTAAAAAGGTTTCAAAAACAGAAGGTGAATTTAAGAAAGATGTTCACTTCAGAAAAGTGGAACACGAGTCGATTTGCGAAGGAGGTAGAAGGTAAACGTGCAACAGAGATTATATTGATGCCTTCGTTTTGGAATCATGTTGTTTATGCCATTAAAGTTGGTGGCCCAATTATTAAAGTGCTTCGATTAGTTGATGGTGAAAAAAAACCTGCCATGGGGTATATATACGAGGCTATGGATCGAGCTAAGGAGGCTATTGCTTTGGCTTTCAACAACAATAAAGAGAAGTACCAGAAGATTTTTGAAATCATTGATAAAAGGTGGACGGATCAGCTTCATAAGCCTTTGCATGCAGCTGGTTACTTTTTGAACCCGGAATTCTTTTATACGAATCCAGAGATAGAAAAAGATGCTGAAGTTATGAAGGGGTTGTACGAGTGTGTTGAAAAGATGTGTGAAGATG TGACGTTCAAGATAAAATCAGCACAACTTGAGACCGGTATGAGAAAACTTGGTTATACGACCCCACAATTGCAAGATTTTGCTGTTAGAATTCTCAGTCTTACGTGCAGTGCTTCTGGTTGTGAGCGGAACTGGAGTATGTTTCAGCAT CTTCATTCGAAAAGAAGAAACAGGTTGGCGCAGAAGCGTTTGAATGATCTAGTCTTCATTAAATATAACAGGGCATTGAAACGTCGATATGATTTGCGCGACAAAATTGATCCTATTTCATTGGATGATATCGATGATAGCAATGAATGGTTGATGGGGAGATTGGACAATGAAGAAAATAATCTAGTCTTTGGGGATGATGATTTGACATGGGGTGATGTAGGCCGAGCGGCTGGGGTTGGGGAACCGATTTATGGTTTTAGATCTCGTGTTTCATCTTCTTCAAACGAGGTAAGGGCATCTACATCCAAAACAACCAGAAAAAGGCCAATTTCACATCTTTTGGatgaagaggaagaagaaattgatgttGATCAAGAAAGTGGTGAAGATCAAGAAGAATACAAGTCCGAAAGTTCTAGGGACTCTGATGATTCGATGGAAGAAGATGAACTTGATTTAGATGATTGA